A genomic stretch from Carassius auratus strain Wakin chromosome 37, ASM336829v1, whole genome shotgun sequence includes:
- the LOC113055982 gene encoding brain-specific angiogenesis inhibitor 1-associated protein 2-like isoform X6: protein MVLTQASKMSRTEEVHRITENVYKSIMEQFNPCLRNFVAMGKTYEKALSSVTFAAKGYFDALVRMGEMASESHGSKDLEEAAWDVLFQMAEVHRQIQMQLEDMLKSFHNELLTELEKKVELDVRYLNAALKKYQMEHRSKGESLEKCQAELKKLRRKSQGSKNPSKYGDKEMQYVETITSKQNELDKYISESYKNALSEERRRYCFLVDRQCAAAKTSNAYYTKGRDLLTQKIPLWQQACADPNKLPERAMLLAQQMGSGVTGTLGPSVHHTSKSNLTISDPIPGAKPLPVPPELAVLMGNQQMRMMGAGSVPMVNGSGVHGAEDYQRWMETRAAHEKPAHRHGGETFSNTLPVRKVAPVKPKNTLAETQTLPRSSSMAAGLERNGRTRVQALFSHAAGDNSTLLSFTEGDIITLLVPEARDGWHYGENEKNRMRGWFPFSYTRMIPEPDSSKLHVSLQHTRSSSTGNLLERDMMLPTPDYGMPTRFFTQQQSTAHSRQRPYSMAMPGFSQQGLEEYQSRFLTSAEGKLISTV from the exons ATGGTTCTGACTCAAGCTTCCAAAATGTCCCGGACCGAAGAGGTGCACCGTATAACGGAGAACGTATATAAG TCCATCATGGAGCAGTTCAACCCTTGCTTAAGGAACTTTGTTGCCATGGGGAAGACTTACGAGAAGGCCCTCTCCA GTGTGACATTTGCAGCAAAAGGCTACTTCGACGCACTGGTGCGGATGGGAGAAATGGCCAGCGAGAGTCACGGCTCTAAGGATCTTG AAGAGGCAGCAT ggGATGTGCTTTTTCAGATGGCGGAGGTTCACAGACAGATCCAGATGCAGCTGGAGGACATG CTGAAATCATTCCACAATGAACTACTCACAGAACTGGAGAAAAAAGTGGAATTGGATGTTCGCTACTTAAAT GCAGCTCTGAAGAAATACCAGATGGAACACAGAAGCAAAGGAGAGAGTCTGGAGAAGTGCCAGGCCGAGCTGAAGAAACTGCGCAGGAAGAGTCAGGGCAGCAAGAACCCCTCCAAATATGGAGACAAGGAGATGCAG TACGTCGAGACCATCACCAGCAAACAAAATGAGCTGGATAAATACATCTCTGAGAGCTACAAGAATGCCCTGTCTGAAGAGAGACGGAGGTATTGCTTCCTTGTTGACCGTCAGTGTGCAGCGGCCAAAACTAGCAACGCCTACTACACCAAG ggcAGAGACTTGCTGACGCAAAAGATACCATTGTGGCAACAAGCATGTGCCGACCCAAATAAACTCCCAGAGCGGGCGATGCTTCTGGCTCAGCAAATGGGCTCAGGAGTGACGGGGACGCTGGGTCCCAGTGTCCACCACACCTCTAAGTCTAACCTGACCATCTCAGACCCCATCCCTGGGGCCAAACCACTTCCTGTGCCCCCTGAGCTTGCAGTACTCATGGGAAACCAACAGATG AGGATGATGGGAGCAGGTAGTGTTCCAATGGTGAATGGCTCAGGGGTCCATGGGGCTGAAGACTACCAACGCTGGATGGAGACCAGAGCCGCACATGAGAAACCAGCCCACAGACACGGTGGAGAGACCTTCTCCAACACCCTGCCTGTCCGCAAGGTTGCGCCTGTAAAGCCCAAGAACACTCTGG CAGAGACACAAACCCTGCCCAGGTCAAGCTCAATGGCAGCTGGGCTGGAGAGAAATGGACGGACACGCGTTCAGGCCCTCTTCTCTCATGCCGCCGGGGACAACAGCACACTCCTCAGCTTTACGGAAGGAGACATCATCACACTGTTGGTGCCTGAAGCCCGAGACGGCTGGCACTATGGCGAAAACGAGAAAAACAGAAT GAGAGGCTGGTTCCCGTTCTCCTATACCCGCATGATTCCTGAACCAGACAGCAGTAAACTCCACGTTAG tTTGCAGCACACCAGGAGCAGCAGCACAGGAAATCTTCTGGAGAGAGACATGATGTTGCCAACACCTGATTACGGCATGCCTACACGCTTCTTCACCCAGCAGCAGAGCACAGCACACAGCCGACAGAGACCATACAGCATGGCAATGCCAGGATTCTCACAA CAAGGTTTGGAGGAGTACCAGTCTCGGTTCCTAACGAG TGCGGAGGGCAAATTGATTTCGACAGTGTGA
- the LOC113055982 gene encoding brain-specific angiogenesis inhibitor 1-associated protein 2-like isoform X5 has translation MVLTQASKMSRTEEVHRITENVYKSIMEQFNPCLRNFVAMGKTYEKALSKEAAWDVLFQMAEVHRQIQMQLEDMLKSFHNELLTELEKKVELDVRYLNAALKKYQMEHRSKGESLEKCQAELKKLRRKSQGSKNPSKYGDKEMQYVETITSKQNELDKYISESYKNALSEERRRYCFLVDRQCAAAKTSNAYYTKGRDLLTQKIPLWQQACADPNKLPERAMLLAQQMGSGVTGTLGPSVHHTSKSNLTISDPIPGAKPLPVPPELAVLMGNQQMRMMGAGSVPMVNGSGVHGAEDYQRWMETRAAHEKPAHRHGGETFSNTLPVRKVAPVKPKNTLAETQTLPRSSSMAAGLERNGRTRVQALFSHAAGDNSTLLSFTEGDIITLLVPEARDGWHYGENEKNRMRGWFPFSYTRMIPEPDSSKLHVSLQHTRSSSTGNLLERDMMLPTPDYGMPTRFFTQQQSTAHSRQRPYSMAMPGFSQQGLEEYQSRFLTRVTDPFQFSTFALTSRQRQSNSNSKQKPKLITEDLGSRLPY, from the exons ATGGTTCTGACTCAAGCTTCCAAAATGTCCCGGACCGAAGAGGTGCACCGTATAACGGAGAACGTATATAAG TCCATCATGGAGCAGTTCAACCCTTGCTTAAGGAACTTTGTTGCCATGGGGAAGACTTACGAGAAGGCCCTCTCCA AAGAGGCAGCAT ggGATGTGCTTTTTCAGATGGCGGAGGTTCACAGACAGATCCAGATGCAGCTGGAGGACATG CTGAAATCATTCCACAATGAACTACTCACAGAACTGGAGAAAAAAGTGGAATTGGATGTTCGCTACTTAAAT GCAGCTCTGAAGAAATACCAGATGGAACACAGAAGCAAAGGAGAGAGTCTGGAGAAGTGCCAGGCCGAGCTGAAGAAACTGCGCAGGAAGAGTCAGGGCAGCAAGAACCCCTCCAAATATGGAGACAAGGAGATGCAG TACGTCGAGACCATCACCAGCAAACAAAATGAGCTGGATAAATACATCTCTGAGAGCTACAAGAATGCCCTGTCTGAAGAGAGACGGAGGTATTGCTTCCTTGTTGACCGTCAGTGTGCAGCGGCCAAAACTAGCAACGCCTACTACACCAAG ggcAGAGACTTGCTGACGCAAAAGATACCATTGTGGCAACAAGCATGTGCCGACCCAAATAAACTCCCAGAGCGGGCGATGCTTCTGGCTCAGCAAATGGGCTCAGGAGTGACGGGGACGCTGGGTCCCAGTGTCCACCACACCTCTAAGTCTAACCTGACCATCTCAGACCCCATCCCTGGGGCCAAACCACTTCCTGTGCCCCCTGAGCTTGCAGTACTCATGGGAAACCAACAGATG AGGATGATGGGAGCAGGTAGTGTTCCAATGGTGAATGGCTCAGGGGTCCATGGGGCTGAAGACTACCAACGCTGGATGGAGACCAGAGCCGCACATGAGAAACCAGCCCACAGACACGGTGGAGAGACCTTCTCCAACACCCTGCCTGTCCGCAAGGTTGCGCCTGTAAAGCCCAAGAACACTCTGG CAGAGACACAAACCCTGCCCAGGTCAAGCTCAATGGCAGCTGGGCTGGAGAGAAATGGACGGACACGCGTTCAGGCCCTCTTCTCTCATGCCGCCGGGGACAACAGCACACTCCTCAGCTTTACGGAAGGAGACATCATCACACTGTTGGTGCCTGAAGCCCGAGACGGCTGGCACTATGGCGAAAACGAGAAAAACAGAAT GAGAGGCTGGTTCCCGTTCTCCTATACCCGCATGATTCCTGAACCAGACAGCAGTAAACTCCACGTTAG tTTGCAGCACACCAGGAGCAGCAGCACAGGAAATCTTCTGGAGAGAGACATGATGTTGCCAACACCTGATTACGGCATGCCTACACGCTTCTTCACCCAGCAGCAGAGCACAGCACACAGCCGACAGAGACCATACAGCATGGCAATGCCAGGATTCTCACAA CAAGGTTTGGAGGAGTACCAGTCTCGGTTCCTAACGAG
- the LOC113055982 gene encoding brain-specific angiogenesis inhibitor 1-associated protein 2-like isoform X4 yields MVLTQASKMSRTEEVHRITENVYKSIMEQFNPCLRNFVAMGKTYEKALSSVTFAAKGYFDALVRMGEMASESHGSKDLEEAAWDVLFQMAEVHRQIQMQLEDMLKSFHNELLTELEKKVELDVRYLNAALKKYQMEHRSKGESLEKCQAELKKLRRKSQGSKNPSKYGDKEMQYVETITSKQNELDKYISESYKNALSEERRRYCFLVDRQCAAAKTSNAYYTKGRDLLTQKIPLWQQACADPNKLPERAMLLAQQMGSGVTGTLGPSVHHTSKSNLTISDPIPGAKPLPVPPELAVLMGNQQMRMMGAGSVPMVNGSGVHGAEDYQRWMETRAAHEKPAHRHGGETFSNTLPVRKVAPVKPKNTLAETQTLPRSSSMAAGLERNGRTRVQALFSHAAGDNSTLLSFTEGDIITLLVPEARDGWHYGENEKNRMRGWFPFSYTRMIPEPDSSKLHVSLQHTRSSSTGNLLERDMMLPTPDYGMPTRFFTQQQSTAHSRQRPYSMAMPGFSQQGLEEYQSRFLTRDKSSKVSRTGSQCQCFFFLH; encoded by the exons ATGGTTCTGACTCAAGCTTCCAAAATGTCCCGGACCGAAGAGGTGCACCGTATAACGGAGAACGTATATAAG TCCATCATGGAGCAGTTCAACCCTTGCTTAAGGAACTTTGTTGCCATGGGGAAGACTTACGAGAAGGCCCTCTCCA GTGTGACATTTGCAGCAAAAGGCTACTTCGACGCACTGGTGCGGATGGGAGAAATGGCCAGCGAGAGTCACGGCTCTAAGGATCTTG AAGAGGCAGCAT ggGATGTGCTTTTTCAGATGGCGGAGGTTCACAGACAGATCCAGATGCAGCTGGAGGACATG CTGAAATCATTCCACAATGAACTACTCACAGAACTGGAGAAAAAAGTGGAATTGGATGTTCGCTACTTAAAT GCAGCTCTGAAGAAATACCAGATGGAACACAGAAGCAAAGGAGAGAGTCTGGAGAAGTGCCAGGCCGAGCTGAAGAAACTGCGCAGGAAGAGTCAGGGCAGCAAGAACCCCTCCAAATATGGAGACAAGGAGATGCAG TACGTCGAGACCATCACCAGCAAACAAAATGAGCTGGATAAATACATCTCTGAGAGCTACAAGAATGCCCTGTCTGAAGAGAGACGGAGGTATTGCTTCCTTGTTGACCGTCAGTGTGCAGCGGCCAAAACTAGCAACGCCTACTACACCAAG ggcAGAGACTTGCTGACGCAAAAGATACCATTGTGGCAACAAGCATGTGCCGACCCAAATAAACTCCCAGAGCGGGCGATGCTTCTGGCTCAGCAAATGGGCTCAGGAGTGACGGGGACGCTGGGTCCCAGTGTCCACCACACCTCTAAGTCTAACCTGACCATCTCAGACCCCATCCCTGGGGCCAAACCACTTCCTGTGCCCCCTGAGCTTGCAGTACTCATGGGAAACCAACAGATG AGGATGATGGGAGCAGGTAGTGTTCCAATGGTGAATGGCTCAGGGGTCCATGGGGCTGAAGACTACCAACGCTGGATGGAGACCAGAGCCGCACATGAGAAACCAGCCCACAGACACGGTGGAGAGACCTTCTCCAACACCCTGCCTGTCCGCAAGGTTGCGCCTGTAAAGCCCAAGAACACTCTGG CAGAGACACAAACCCTGCCCAGGTCAAGCTCAATGGCAGCTGGGCTGGAGAGAAATGGACGGACACGCGTTCAGGCCCTCTTCTCTCATGCCGCCGGGGACAACAGCACACTCCTCAGCTTTACGGAAGGAGACATCATCACACTGTTGGTGCCTGAAGCCCGAGACGGCTGGCACTATGGCGAAAACGAGAAAAACAGAAT GAGAGGCTGGTTCCCGTTCTCCTATACCCGCATGATTCCTGAACCAGACAGCAGTAAACTCCACGTTAG tTTGCAGCACACCAGGAGCAGCAGCACAGGAAATCTTCTGGAGAGAGACATGATGTTGCCAACACCTGATTACGGCATGCCTACACGCTTCTTCACCCAGCAGCAGAGCACAGCACACAGCCGACAGAGACCATACAGCATGGCAATGCCAGGATTCTCACAA CAAGGTTTGGAGGAGTACCAGTCTCGGTTCCTAACGAG
- the LOC113055982 gene encoding brain-specific angiogenesis inhibitor 1-associated protein 2-like isoform X10 has protein sequence MVLTQASKMSRTEEVHRITENVYKSIMEQFNPCLRNFVAMGKTYEKALSSVTFAAKGYFDALVRMGEMASESHGSKDLEEAAWDVLFQMAEVHRQIQMQLEDMLKSFHNELLTELEKKVELDVRYLNAALKKYQMEHRSKGESLEKCQAELKKLRRKSQGSKNPSKYGDKEMQRMMGAGSVPMVNGSGVHGAEDYQRWMETRAAHEKPAHRHGGETFSNTLPVRKVAPVKPKNTLAETQTLPRSSSMAAGLERNGRTRVQALFSHAAGDNSTLLSFTEGDIITLLVPEARDGWHYGENEKNRMRGWFPFSYTRMIPEPDSSKLHVSLQHTRSSSTGNLLERDMMLPTPDYGMPTRFFTQQQSTAHSRQRPYSMAMPGFSQQGLEEYQSRFLTRVTDPFQFSTFALTSRQRQSNSNSKQKPKLITEDLGSRLPY, from the exons ATGGTTCTGACTCAAGCTTCCAAAATGTCCCGGACCGAAGAGGTGCACCGTATAACGGAGAACGTATATAAG TCCATCATGGAGCAGTTCAACCCTTGCTTAAGGAACTTTGTTGCCATGGGGAAGACTTACGAGAAGGCCCTCTCCA GTGTGACATTTGCAGCAAAAGGCTACTTCGACGCACTGGTGCGGATGGGAGAAATGGCCAGCGAGAGTCACGGCTCTAAGGATCTTG AAGAGGCAGCAT ggGATGTGCTTTTTCAGATGGCGGAGGTTCACAGACAGATCCAGATGCAGCTGGAGGACATG CTGAAATCATTCCACAATGAACTACTCACAGAACTGGAGAAAAAAGTGGAATTGGATGTTCGCTACTTAAAT GCAGCTCTGAAGAAATACCAGATGGAACACAGAAGCAAAGGAGAGAGTCTGGAGAAGTGCCAGGCCGAGCTGAAGAAACTGCGCAGGAAGAGTCAGGGCAGCAAGAACCCCTCCAAATATGGAGACAAGGAGATGCAG AGGATGATGGGAGCAGGTAGTGTTCCAATGGTGAATGGCTCAGGGGTCCATGGGGCTGAAGACTACCAACGCTGGATGGAGACCAGAGCCGCACATGAGAAACCAGCCCACAGACACGGTGGAGAGACCTTCTCCAACACCCTGCCTGTCCGCAAGGTTGCGCCTGTAAAGCCCAAGAACACTCTGG CAGAGACACAAACCCTGCCCAGGTCAAGCTCAATGGCAGCTGGGCTGGAGAGAAATGGACGGACACGCGTTCAGGCCCTCTTCTCTCATGCCGCCGGGGACAACAGCACACTCCTCAGCTTTACGGAAGGAGACATCATCACACTGTTGGTGCCTGAAGCCCGAGACGGCTGGCACTATGGCGAAAACGAGAAAAACAGAAT GAGAGGCTGGTTCCCGTTCTCCTATACCCGCATGATTCCTGAACCAGACAGCAGTAAACTCCACGTTAG tTTGCAGCACACCAGGAGCAGCAGCACAGGAAATCTTCTGGAGAGAGACATGATGTTGCCAACACCTGATTACGGCATGCCTACACGCTTCTTCACCCAGCAGCAGAGCACAGCACACAGCCGACAGAGACCATACAGCATGGCAATGCCAGGATTCTCACAA CAAGGTTTGGAGGAGTACCAGTCTCGGTTCCTAACGAG
- the LOC113055982 gene encoding brain-specific angiogenesis inhibitor 1-associated protein 2-like isoform X11: MVLTQASKMSRTEEVHRITENVYKSIMEQFNPCLRNFVAMGKTYEKALSSVTFAAKGYFDALVRMGEMASESHGSKDLGDVLFQMAEVHRQIQMQLEDMLKSFHNELLTELEKKVELDVRYLNAALKKYQMEHRSKGESLEKCQAELKKLRRKSQGSKNPSKYGDKEMQYVETITSKQNELDKYISESYKNALSEERRRYCFLVDRQCAAAKTSNAYYTKGRDLLTQKIPLWQQACADPNKLPERAMLLAQQMGSGVTGTLGPSVHHTSKSNLTISDPIPGAKPLPVPPELAVLMGNQQMRMMGAGSVPMVNGSGVHGAEDYQRWMETRAAHEKPAHRHGGETFSNTLPVRKVAPVKPKNTLAETQTLPRSSSMAAGLERNGRTRVQALFSHAAGDNSTLLSFTEGDIITLLVPEARDGWHYGENEKNRMRGWFPFSYTRMIPEPDSSKLHVSLQHTRSSSTGNLLERDMMLPTPDYGMPTRFFTQQQSTAHSRQRPYSMAMPGFSQQGLEEYQSRFLTR; encoded by the exons ATGGTTCTGACTCAAGCTTCCAAAATGTCCCGGACCGAAGAGGTGCACCGTATAACGGAGAACGTATATAAG TCCATCATGGAGCAGTTCAACCCTTGCTTAAGGAACTTTGTTGCCATGGGGAAGACTTACGAGAAGGCCCTCTCCA GTGTGACATTTGCAGCAAAAGGCTACTTCGACGCACTGGTGCGGATGGGAGAAATGGCCAGCGAGAGTCACGGCTCTAAGGATCTTG ggGATGTGCTTTTTCAGATGGCGGAGGTTCACAGACAGATCCAGATGCAGCTGGAGGACATG CTGAAATCATTCCACAATGAACTACTCACAGAACTGGAGAAAAAAGTGGAATTGGATGTTCGCTACTTAAAT GCAGCTCTGAAGAAATACCAGATGGAACACAGAAGCAAAGGAGAGAGTCTGGAGAAGTGCCAGGCCGAGCTGAAGAAACTGCGCAGGAAGAGTCAGGGCAGCAAGAACCCCTCCAAATATGGAGACAAGGAGATGCAG TACGTCGAGACCATCACCAGCAAACAAAATGAGCTGGATAAATACATCTCTGAGAGCTACAAGAATGCCCTGTCTGAAGAGAGACGGAGGTATTGCTTCCTTGTTGACCGTCAGTGTGCAGCGGCCAAAACTAGCAACGCCTACTACACCAAG ggcAGAGACTTGCTGACGCAAAAGATACCATTGTGGCAACAAGCATGTGCCGACCCAAATAAACTCCCAGAGCGGGCGATGCTTCTGGCTCAGCAAATGGGCTCAGGAGTGACGGGGACGCTGGGTCCCAGTGTCCACCACACCTCTAAGTCTAACCTGACCATCTCAGACCCCATCCCTGGGGCCAAACCACTTCCTGTGCCCCCTGAGCTTGCAGTACTCATGGGAAACCAACAGATG AGGATGATGGGAGCAGGTAGTGTTCCAATGGTGAATGGCTCAGGGGTCCATGGGGCTGAAGACTACCAACGCTGGATGGAGACCAGAGCCGCACATGAGAAACCAGCCCACAGACACGGTGGAGAGACCTTCTCCAACACCCTGCCTGTCCGCAAGGTTGCGCCTGTAAAGCCCAAGAACACTCTGG CAGAGACACAAACCCTGCCCAGGTCAAGCTCAATGGCAGCTGGGCTGGAGAGAAATGGACGGACACGCGTTCAGGCCCTCTTCTCTCATGCCGCCGGGGACAACAGCACACTCCTCAGCTTTACGGAAGGAGACATCATCACACTGTTGGTGCCTGAAGCCCGAGACGGCTGGCACTATGGCGAAAACGAGAAAAACAGAAT GAGAGGCTGGTTCCCGTTCTCCTATACCCGCATGATTCCTGAACCAGACAGCAGTAAACTCCACGTTAG tTTGCAGCACACCAGGAGCAGCAGCACAGGAAATCTTCTGGAGAGAGACATGATGTTGCCAACACCTGATTACGGCATGCCTACACGCTTCTTCACCCAGCAGCAGAGCACAGCACACAGCCGACAGAGACCATACAGCATGGCAATGCCAGGATTCTCACAA CAAGGTTTGGAGGAGTACCAGTCTCGGTTCCTAACGAGGTAA